A window from Mytilus galloprovincialis chromosome 8, xbMytGall1.hap1.1, whole genome shotgun sequence encodes these proteins:
- the LOC143042512 gene encoding uncharacterized protein LOC143042512 gives METMELTYRDYHNKVFSPLDLKEMELDVLKRDANRHLGRLNGLKMRYIDWFSRRQNSFLDSLKLIHLLAAQLLPREVNTISHYRKVINIANKFPRNGTPRDGSSSKMEEFLMFWDEWYMLKLENDSLYARVCEFCKSVRRLRQQVLKDEIDRLHHRLNLTCSEDFDFTHIGNDRNNLFTYKVALHDHKYHGLVSFIPYLISYATKLCYWTSKLHIEVL, from the exons ATGGAAACTATGGAGCTGACATACAGAGATTATCA CAACAAGGTATTCAGTCCTCTGGACCTGAAGGAAATGGAACTTGACGTCCTCAAACGAGATGCTAATAGACATTTGGGAAGATTAAACGGTCTAAAGATGCGATACATAGACTGGTTTTCTAGGAGACAAAACTCATTTCTTGATTCATTAAAGTTGATTCATTTACTGGCTGCGCAGCTATTACCTAGAGAAGTAAATACAATCAGTCACTACAGAAAAGTTATCAACATAGCTAACAAATTTCCAAGGAACGGAACACCGAGAGATGGTAGTTCATCAAAAATGGAAGAATTTCTTATGTTTTGGGACGAGTGGTACATGTTGAAATTGGAAAATGACTCTTTATATGCCAGAGTTTGTGAATTCTGCAAAAGTGTCAGACGGTTAAGACAGCAAGTATTAAAAGACGAGATAGACAGATTACACCATCGACTGAATCTAACATGTTCTGAAGACTTTGACTTTACTCACATCGGTAATGACAGAAATAATTTATTCACGTATAAAGTAGCGTTACATGACCATAAATATCACGGACTTGTCAGCTTTATTCCATACCTGATCAGCTATGCCACAAAGTTATGTTATTGGACCAGCAAACTCCATATAGAAGTATTATAA
- the LOC143042513 gene encoding GDP-Man:Man(3)GlcNAc(2)-PP-Dol alpha-1,2-mannosyltransferase-like, translating into MQSWCCPFKMLVFFCIVISTLICIPLLMRYWIKHRSKNLLPHLKKKGEITVGFFHPYCNAGGGGERVLWTAIRALQNRYPRIQCIVYTGDTEATGSDILQRAKQRFNISIPSTVEFVFLTKRYLVEAEKYPYFTLLGQSLGSMVLGWEALMKSCGVNGSRNYYISP; encoded by the exons atgcaaagttgg tgtTGTCCATTCAAAATGCTGGTATTTTTCTGTATTGTTATATCTACATTAATATGCATACCTTTGTTGATGCGATATTGGATTAAACATCGATCGAAAAATTTACTACCACACTTAAAgaaaaaaggggagataactgttgGATTTTTCCATCCATACTGTAATGCTGGTGGAGGAGGAGAAAGGGTTCTATGGACGGCTATCAGAGCTTTACAAAACAG ATATCCCAGAATTCAATGTATTGTTTACACAGGAGATACAGAAGCTACTGGATCCGACATATTACAGAGAGCCAAACAGAGGTTTAACATCAGTATCCCATCTACAGTAGAGTTTGTGTTTCTAACAAAAAGATATTTGGTAGAAGCTGAGAAGTATCCCTACTTTACATTGCTAGGACAGAGTTTAGGGTCTATGGTGTTAGGATGGGAAGCTTTGATGAA GAGTTGTGGAGTTAATGGCAGCAGGAACTATTATATTAGCCCATAA